The following proteins are encoded in a genomic region of Brachypodium distachyon strain Bd21 chromosome 1, Brachypodium_distachyon_v3.0, whole genome shotgun sequence:
- the LOC100829883 gene encoding uncharacterized protein LOC100829883 produces MAAKVAGGRKRGTAAACLDGSGGDDPFFFALKRGRCSPEADVAADLGVSLEFDPVDALQLIFPGADPQLLQGYYEASGNVLDAAIRGFKDYLASGLATTSDDAASSGGTVKSDVPAINTPTNGSEWAELVVKEMYSAKNLVDAKDRAFRILELFDKSTANCNTPDEKHKMHEEHKILKQMLGGLLHQNGVLKRAFLIQHNRLKDYQNMVQERSQFKEIVDKYQQQIKALEDRNYALSFYLEQSKQGNSICGYRNPDVF; encoded by the exons ATGGCGGCGAAAGTCGCGGGCGGCCGGAAGCGCGGgacggccgccgcctgcctcgaCGGCAGTGGCGGCGACGACCCCTTCTTCTTCGCGCTCAAGCGCGGGCGGTGCTCGCCGGAGGCGGACGTGGCGGCTGACCTCGGGGTCAGCCTGGAGTTCGACCCCGTCGACGCGCTCCAGCTcatcttccccggcgccgatCCGCAG CTTCTGCAAGGCTATTACGAAGCGTCGGGAAATGTACTGGATGCTGCGATCAGAGGATTTAAGGATTATTTGGCATCAGGTTTGGCAACGACGAGCGATGATGCGGCCTCATCTGGAGGTACAG TGAAATCTGATGTGCCGGCGATTAATACTCCCACCAACGGCTCCGAATGGGCGGAGCTAGTTGTCAAGGAGATGTACTCCGCCAAGAATTTGGTCGATGCCAAGGATCGAGCCTTCAGGATACTTGAACTGTTCGACAAATCTACTGCGAACTGCAATACTCCGGATGAGAAGCATAAAATGCACGAG GAGCACAAGATACTGAAGCAGATGTTGGGAGGACTGCTTCACCAGAACGGCGTCTTGAAGCGAGCCTTCCTTATCCAGCACAACCGGCTCAAGGATTACCAGAACATGGTGCAGGAGCGGTCTCAGTTCAAGGAGATCGTCGACAAGTACCAGCAGCAGATAAAGGCTCTAGAG GATAGGAACTATGCCCTGTCGTTTTACCTTGAGCAGTCGAAGCAAGGGAACAGCATCTGCGGGTACCGCAACCCTGATGTCTTCTAG
- the LOC100830187 gene encoding uncharacterized protein LOC100830187, with protein MSAVVCCGKRSSSIFADELLPPTSPSSSPNHHHHAAKRSRYSPPPHRAFGRRDALLHQLRSFFPDMDPQLLERALEASGDDLDSAIKSLKELHLESTQAILSATGCNSESGLHTAAQPSVEAITNGCVDTATEHPSAAASYQTSNSGPEWVELFVREMSNASDLDDARARASRALEAFKKSIEEHAGAESAQSLHQENMVLKEQMTAILSQNAVLKRAVAIQHERQKEFDERSHEVQGLKQLVLQYQEQMRTLEMNNYALTMHLKQAQQNNSMPGRYNPDVF; from the exons ATGTCTGCGGTAGTCTGTTGCGGCAAGAGGTCCTCCTCCAtcttcgccgacgagctcctcccgccgacgtccccttcttcctccccgaaccaccaccaccacgcgGCAAAGAGGTCCCGctactcgccgccgccgcaccgcgccttcggccgccgcgacgcgctcctccaccagctccgctccttcttccccgacATGGATCCCCAG TTGCTTGAGAGAGCTCTTGAAGCATCTGGAGATGATTTGGATTCTGCAATAAAGAGTTTGAAGGAACTGCACCTGGAGTCAACTCAGGCTATCTTATCGGCTACTGGTTGTAACTCTGAAAGCGGGCTACACACAGCAGCTCAGCCATCTGTTGAAG CTATAACCAACGGTTGTGTGGATACAGCGACTGAACATCCGTCTGCTGCAGCTAGTTACCAGACAAGTAATAGTGGTCCCGAATGGGTTGAGCTTTTTGTCAGAGAGATGTCTAATGCTTCTGACCTGGATGATGCACGGGCTCGTGCGTCAAGAGCTTTGGAAGCCTTCAAGAAGTCCATTGAGGAGCATGCAGGAGCCGAATCTGCGCAGAGCTTGCATCAG GAAAACATGGTGCTTAAGGAGCAAATGACGGCCATCCTCTCACAGAACGCTGTCCTGAAGCGCGCCGTCGCCATCCAACACGAGCGCCAAAAAGAGTTTGATGAGAGGAGCCACGAGGTCCAGGGCCTGAAGCAGCTTGTCTTGCAGTACCAGGAGCAGATGAGGACTCTAGAG ATGAACAACTACGCGCTCACAATGCATCTGAAGCAGGCCCAGCAGAACAACTCCATGCCTGGGCGTTACAATCCCGATGTCTTCTGA